The sequence CCGGCATCTCGGGGTGGTTCGGTGCTTCTTGGGACGCTCCCTTGGGCATTGCCACGTTCCGAGCACGCTCCTCATACGTCCAACGGCGCCACGCGCGCCGTGGTCTTCAGTGGTCTGCGGTCCCCCGAACGACATCGCCGATCCTACTGACGGGAAACTTCTGCCGTAACAGCCCGAGCGCAGTCTGTCACGATCATGGAAAACTACGCGGTTTCGCAGCAACAGAACGGAAAACTCCGTCCACAATCCACAATGGTGCGTCACGCCGCGCCGCTCCGCGTCAGTCCACAATGGCCCTACGTGATGTGAGACACATATCCGCGCCGTGGTGCCGGGGGGCCGCTTCAGGCGGCCAACTACGATGGCGCGCGTGAAGCACCTGCACGCGGGCAAGGTCCGCGACCTTTACGAGGACCGAGGTGACCTGCTACTCGTCGCGTCCGACCGCGTCTCGGTGTACGACGTGCCCCTGCCGACGCCCGTTCCCGGCAAGGGAGCGTTGCTGACGCAGCTGTCGGTGTGGTGGTTCGAACGCTTCCGTGACCTCGTGCCCAACCACCTGATCTCGGCCACCGACGTTCCCGAGGAGTTCGCAGGCAGGGCCGTGCGCTGCCGTCCCCTCACCATGATCAAGGTCGAGTGCGTGGCACGCGGCTATCTCACCGGCTCGGCACTCACCGAGTACCGGAGCGAGGGCGGCGTGTGCGGTGTCGCTCTCCCCCCTGGCCTCGTGGAGGGCAGCAAGCTCCCCGAGCCGATCTTCACACCCACCACCAAGGCCGAATCGGGCCACGATCTGCCCATCACGTTCGACGACGTCGTCGCACAGGAGGGCCGCGAGACGGCCGAACGCCTCCGCGAGCTCACCCTACGTATCTACCGTGAGGGCGCCGAGTACGCGGCGGGGCGCGGCATCATCGTGGCCGACACCAAGCTGGAGTTCGGCTGGGCCGCCGACGGAACGCTCACCCTCGGGGACGAGGTCCTCACCTCCGACTCCTCACGCTTCTGGCCTGCCGACCAGTGGGAGCCTGGACAACCGCAGTACTCGTTCGACAAGCAGTATGTGCGCGACTGGGCCACCTCGACCGGATGGGACAAAACGCCACCCGGACCCGCTGTGCCGCCCGAGGTCGTGGAGGCGACCCGGCAGCGCTACATCGACGTGTACGAACGGCTCACCGGCCGGGCCTGGGAATCCTGACGGTCGCCGCTTTGCGTCACTCCAGGCGCCGGTGCCGGGGTGTCGTCTCGCTCCAGCGGGTGACATGCAGGCACGCGGCCGCAGCGAGGCACACGGCCCCGAAGAAGATCAGTCCGAAGTTCAGCGTCATCGCGCCGAGGATGATCAGTCCGATGGCCAGCGCGTCGATCGCGTAGCGGAGGGTGCGAGAACGCGCGAGACCGCCCACGCTACCGACCTCTCCGAGCGCCCTGGCGAGGTGCGGGTCGTCGTGCTCGAACCAGTCCTGGATCCGCTCCAGCTCCCGCTGTTCGTGATGGCTCAACATGGCGTGCTCCCGGATACGCTCCGTCGCGGTTCGCGAGACTGCCTCGGCCTGTTTGTCACCGTCGTCGCCGGGCCGGGCGAACCCGCTCCGTCTCCGGCTCGGGGAGGTGGCGGCCCCGCGGCCGGAGGGCCGAGGCCTCGTCGCCGAACCGGATGATCCGCACACACCGGGCTCGTCACCGCTCCCATGCCAGGTGGCTACCCCTTTCCGGTGACGGCAAACGGTCGCGGCTCCCGGGTCACGCGCACGGCCGCAGGTGCGGTTTTGGCCTCGGCGGCAACGGTTATCCGCTCTGAGGTCAGTGCGTGACCGGGGGTGTCGCTGGAGGTGCCATGTCCGAGACCGCCGTGAGGCTCACCTCCGGCATGCTGCGCCGCGCGGCCGTCGTCTCGGCACAGCTGCTCGTCGTGTTCGCGGCGCTCTGGGCATTGCGCAACGTCACGAAGCACCTCAGTTACGTGATCATCCCGCTGGCGGTCGCCTTGCTGCTCACGGCGATGCTGGAACCGGTGGTCGGCTGGCTCACCCGCCACCGATGGCCCCGCTTCCTTGCCGTCCTTGCCGCGCTGGTGCTGGGACTCGTCGTCGTGGGCGGCCTCGTGAGTTTCGTGGTCTTCTCGATCATCGACTCCTACGACGAACTTCGCGGGCGTGTACTCGAAAGCATCAGGCAGATCGAAAGCTGGCTGGCGGAAAGCCCGCTCCCCCTCGGCGGTGAACTCGCGGGCAGGCTCCAGGAGTGGCTCGACGGAAACCGGGAGAGGGTGCTCGCGCAGGCGTTGACCGCGTTCAACACGGTGGGCGCGTTTCTGGTCGGCCTCGTGGTGGCACTGGTGCTGTTCATCATGTTCCTCCATTCGGGACCGCGGCTCTGGGCCGCGACGCTGCTGCCGTGGCGGCCGAGCACCCGCGCGGTCATCGATGACGCCGGGCGCAGGGCGTACCGGAGCGTCATCGTCTACGTGCGGGTGACGGCGCTGGTCGCGTTGATCGACGCGATCGGTATCGGTGTGGGACTGCTCGCCGTGGGAGTGCCGCTCGCCGTTCCGCTGGCCGCGCTCGTGTTCATCGGCGGTTTCATCCCGTACGTCGGCGCGGTGGTGTCGGGCTTCGTGGCGGTCGCGGTGACCCTCGTCAGCAACGGACTTGTCGCGGCACTCATCATCCTCGGTGTCGTACTGGCGGTTCAGCAGCTCGAAGGCGAGGTATTGCAGCCCATCCTTCAGGGCAACTTCAGCAATCTGCACCCCACCGTGGTGCTGGTCGCCCTGGTCATCGGCGGTGCCGAAGGCGGCATCGCCGGGGTGCTGTTCGCCGTCCCTGTCTTGGCCGCCGTACGTGGTGTGGTGCTCGCCGTCGCCGAACACCATGCGGCGCAGGAAGCGCAGGCACGCGAGGAGAAGCCCTCCGGCACGGCACGCGAGTCCGACGGCACCGAGACCCCTGGCGGAACCGAGGAGTGAGCACGCCCTACGCCAGGTCGCGGGCTTCCTCCACCCGGCGAGCGATGGTCATCTCCACCGCGTTCAGCAGCAGGTAGGCGGTGGATGCCGCGAACGGCCCCGCGAACCACGCCACGGTGACCGGAAGCCACGCACCGGCGGCGGCCGTCGCGCCGAGGGCGAGCCCCACCGACAGCACCCCGATGGAACTGCCCAGCGCGACCACCTTGCTCTGTTCCTCGTCGCCGAGCGAACGCCGGAACGCGTTCGTGGCGACCGCTTCCACCACGAGGAAGCTCAGCACCGCGCCGAGGGCGAACAGCAGGATCTGCACTGCCTTCGGGGGTGAATGCTGCGCCGAGAGCATGGCCAGCGAGCAGGTGATCATCACCGAATAGCCGAAGGCGCCCGAGTTGTTGCGCAGCGACATCCGGATCTCTCTGGCGTAGAGCCCTGGTATGCCTGCCATCCCGACCCTCCTCAGTTCCTCCCGATGTCGCCGGGGCACGAGCCGCCGTCCTCTCCCAGCGCATTCCTCGCCCCGCTCGCCATCCTCAGCGAGCCTCGGTGGGTTCCTCCGACTCGACCTCACCGCGCAGCACCGCGACGGGGCACGGCGCGTGGTACAGCACGGCGTGACTCACCGAACCCAGCAGAGCTCTGGTCACCGGCCCCCTGCCATGACTGCCGACCACGAGCAGGCGGGCTCCCTCGGAGCGGTCCAGCAGCGCATGAGTCGGCCGGTCGGTGACCGCTTCCCAGTCCACCGCGACGGCCGGGTGTTCACGAGCCGCCTGTTCGAACTGCTCCCTCGCCGCTTCCTGCACGGTGTCGTCCACGTGGTAAAGCCCGGCCTGCGCGGGCGGCGCGGTCGCATAGATATCCAGCGGCCAGTCGGTCCACGAATGCACGGCACGCACCGGCGCTCCGTGGCGCTCGGCGAACGTCAGTGCGAATTCGACAGCCCTCACACTGGTGCCCGACCCGTCCACCCCGACCACCACGGGCGCATCGGGCGGAGCGGGTTCGCCCCGCACCACGACCAGCGGCTGGGGAAGGAACCTCGCGAGGTAGGCGACGGTGGAGCCGAGCAGCATCCGGGACAACGCACCACGGCCCGATGCGCCTGCCACCACCATGGCCGGTGCGATCTCCTCGGCGAGCTGGGTCACCGTGACCTCGGGTGCGCCGTCGGGCATGGCCGTGTGCACCGTCAGATCCGGGTACAGCGACCGGCAGTCGTCGGCGGCCAGCTCCAGTTCCCGCCGCGTGGCTTCGATGACAGCGCGGGCGTCGAGGTTCTCAGCCGAGACCTCCCCTTGCGCGCGTGGTGGCTCCCACTCCAGCGACCACACGATGACCAGCGGACTCCTGGACGCGGCGGCCTCACCGGCAGCCCACCACACGGCGCGTCGTCCGCCCTCCGAGCCGTCGA comes from Saccharomonospora xinjiangensis XJ-54 and encodes:
- a CDS encoding phosphoribosylaminoimidazolesuccinocarboxamide synthase, giving the protein MARVKHLHAGKVRDLYEDRGDLLLVASDRVSVYDVPLPTPVPGKGALLTQLSVWWFERFRDLVPNHLISATDVPEEFAGRAVRCRPLTMIKVECVARGYLTGSALTEYRSEGGVCGVALPPGLVEGSKLPEPIFTPTTKAESGHDLPITFDDVVAQEGRETAERLRELTLRIYREGAEYAAGRGIIVADTKLEFGWAADGTLTLGDEVLTSDSSRFWPADQWEPGQPQYSFDKQYVRDWATSTGWDKTPPGPAVPPEVVEATRQRYIDVYERLTGRAWES
- a CDS encoding DUF3040 domain-containing protein produces the protein MLSHHEQRELERIQDWFEHDDPHLARALGEVGSVGGLARSRTLRYAIDALAIGLIILGAMTLNFGLIFFGAVCLAAAACLHVTRWSETTPRHRRLE
- a CDS encoding AI-2E family transporter, which gives rise to MSETAVRLTSGMLRRAAVVSAQLLVVFAALWALRNVTKHLSYVIIPLAVALLLTAMLEPVVGWLTRHRWPRFLAVLAALVLGLVVVGGLVSFVVFSIIDSYDELRGRVLESIRQIESWLAESPLPLGGELAGRLQEWLDGNRERVLAQALTAFNTVGAFLVGLVVALVLFIMFLHSGPRLWAATLLPWRPSTRAVIDDAGRRAYRSVIVYVRVTALVALIDAIGIGVGLLAVGVPLAVPLAALVFIGGFIPYVGAVVSGFVAVAVTLVSNGLVAALIILGVVLAVQQLEGEVLQPILQGNFSNLHPTVVLVALVIGGAEGGIAGVLFAVPVLAAVRGVVLAVAEHHAAQEAQAREEKPSGTARESDGTETPGGTEE
- a CDS encoding universal stress protein; protein product: MTRSWSAGGEVAGGVLACFDGSEGGRRAVWWAAGEAAASRSPLVIVWSLEWEPPRAQGEVSAENLDARAVIEATRRELELAADDCRSLYPDLTVHTAMPDGAPEVTVTQLAEEIAPAMVVAGASGRGALSRMLLGSTVAYLARFLPQPLVVVRGEPAPPDAPVVVGVDGSGTSVRAVEFALTFAERHGAPVRAVHSWTDWPLDIYATAPPAQAGLYHVDDTVQEAAREQFEQAAREHPAVAVDWEAVTDRPTHALLDRSEGARLLVVGSHGRGPVTRALLGSVSHAVLYHAPCPVAVLRGEVESEEPTEAR